The DNA region GCGTCTCGGGTACCTTGGCAGCCATCAGGCCAATCAACTTGAGCCGCTCGGCGGCACCGAGCATATCCAGGCTGAATTCGTGGGAGGTTTCAGGGTTTAAACGGAACAGCAGGTCGCGAACATGGGAATACATAGAACACTCAGGCTAGTGGACTGGGGTCAGCGGGTAACAAAGGCGGCAAGGATACTGGATTCGGGCGAGCAGGTCGATTTTAATCAAGCCATACGCTCAATGGATTTGAAACGGTGATGCTCATCAAAGTGGATACGGAACCAACCGCGGATGCCATCGTGTAATACATAGGGGCGCAAAATCGCCGCCGGAAAACGAATACGGCGACCATCGTCAGCAATGGCCAGCACATCGCGGACACTGCCTTGGTAGAGGTGCTGGAACTCCTCGGCAGAAA from Cellvibrio japonicus Ueda107 includes:
- a CDS encoding DUF2835 domain-containing protein, with product MKSIDVHLSISAEEFQHLYQGSVRDVLAIADDGRRIRFPAAILRPYVLHDGIRGWFRIHFDEHHRFKSIERMA